The DNA sequence AGACTCGTGATAGTGCGAAGAGGTTCTGATCGTAATGACTTTACCTTTAGTTTCTCCCACAATAGCAGCCACAGCTTGAAGACTAACAAGTGCAAAACCCAAAACTACTAGCTTCCAATAATTCATATTAACTCCAGATTGAGAGATGCATAACGCCGCGCTCACTGGCAAATTGAAGCACAGCGTAAATTTGTCCGAGTGCAGCGCATTGTTATGCCTCGACTTCGATGCCATACGCGAGGCTGATTTTCTGCTTCATCACCTCACTCAAAGTAAATCCTTGTGAGGTAATATGATTCAAAGCGATATAGGGCTTGCTACTACCACCTTTTGGAAGCCCAAGCTCCTCCTCTATATCGTTATCCAAGACAAGAGATTTTCCTATGGTGGAATCGATGACATCTTCTATCTTTTGGGTAGATGTATTAGCCGAGGCAATAGCATCTGCGCCTTTTCCTTGCTGATGATCACGATCATATACAGCCACGTAGGGTATTTTGAATTTGTTGAGCAATTTGACATAGAGCGGAATGTTGTCTTTAGAGCCACAATCAATAAGCGTGTAATCATATCTAAACACCCCAATTTCTTTTGCCAGCAAAGGAAAAACAGTCTTTTCTGTAGCCCCTTCCAACAACACAACCTTGCTAGCAAAAAATAACTCGCCTCTGTCTGGATTTATCCAATAGGATAAATTGAAGTCCTTTTTTGCGTCACCTTCAAATAGATCATCCACACATTGCTTTACCGTAGTCTCATCAGACCCGGTTTCTTTGGTGGCTATGTAGATTGACTTGTATCGTTCAACATCAATTAAGCCGCTAGAATGAGTGCACAGAATGACTTGACTTCCAGACTCCGAAAGATTGACGAACGAATCAAATAAGGATCGCTGTGCTTGAGGATGCAGATAAAGCTCCGGTTCCTCAAAAATAAAGTACCTGGAATTTGATACTTTTCTTGCGCCTTCGCCCTCATTGCCATTATTCGCCGCGGCTGCAATAGCTCTTTTGGCGACAACCTGGATCAGTGCGACTGTTAATGCTCTCTGTAATCCATGACCTTTCCGCTTTATATCGGTTCTTACCCCGTCATCGACCCACACTTGTGTGTTTGCTTTAAATACACTTTCAATATCTTGGGAGCTTACCTCAATATCAACTCTTGCTCCCCATGTAACCAACTCTGTCGCGAGCTCTTCCTCAAAATCTGAAAGCTGTTGAGGACGCCCTTCATTTACATTGCCATCTTTGTCTTTCTTGTTCAGTGTTGCGAAAAGTTTCCCTAAATTTTCTTTAGTTGTCTTCCATTCATCGTTGTTTTCTGACATTAACGCTACAACGTCTGAATACATTTTTCCGAAGACGCTAGAATCTTTTGAAGTAAAGTCGTCAGACGCTTCCTTGACTGCCGGAATGAAGTATACCTCCCCAAATATGCCACTAGCGACCGATTTTAGACCTAGGAAGTTTGTGGCCTCAAGCTCATAGCTAAAATTTATTGCATCTCGATTCTGTTCAATGTAGGCAGCTTGAGCATCAACAATATCTTGCTTTGAAATTCTTCCTGTAGCAGGGAGAAATGGATGAAATGGAAGACTGCTGGCCAACTCTCTTTTTGTGTATGCGCTGGCATTTACCTCTTGGAGCCATTCTTCTGTAGGGTTTTCGATATAACCACGATACTCAAAACTGCCGCCTAAATACGCTGTTTTTCTAACTACAATTTTGCCTTCGGAGGTTAAATATTTCTTGAAGGTTGTATTGTCAGATTCATCTAGGCATCCAAACTGCAATTCGACAAATAATTCTGTGGAGCCTTTATGGAAATCCAAATCATGATGCTTAATCTCACCAAAGAAAAACAACATTGAAGACAATAAGTTTGATTTTCCGTGATTGTTTTGACCAATTATCACCATCAAGTCCTGAGCATAGACAACTTGATTCTTTATTGATCTCCAATTTTTTATAGTGATTTTCTCGATCTTCACGATTCATCCTTAAAAGGCATAACAATAGTTATGAAGCCGGCTCGTTTTCACTCATCAGATCACTTGGGATGGTGATTTTAACCACCTGATTTACTTGGTGATATCTGCGAACCTGTCAATCGTCCTGCGTGAAAACGAGTCGGCTTCTTTTGCTGATCGGACCGGCTTCTTATCATGAAGTCGGACCACCTGAAAAATCAAACTTAATCAGTCTCTTAGCTAGTAACTGCTGGAATAAGCGAGCCTGGCATCGGTAATAAAGGTGCCAAATATCGATAGTGGGCCTGGATATACTGTATGCCTATCCAAAAACCTGAACGACGCAACCCACGATCTGACAGTCTGCCACGTCCACAGGGGCGAGGCCCTGGATGGCCGAGTTGGGCCCAACCACCATGGAGGGTCCGCATCGCCTTAGCCATTCGAGAATTGAGTCAGCGGCAAGCGATCAGAGGTGAGGGAGCAGCGACAAAATCGTCTGGAACGATTTTGAACACCGGCGTACTGCGACGATGGCCCGCTAGGGTGAGGCCCAAGGATGGGCCGAGTAAAAGTACCGCGCTGCGGGGCGCCCCCCGTAAATAAAAGCCAGTGCCCGTAGGGCACATTCGAGACACGCTACCGCCCTTGAGTCACAGCCCCCAATTGCTGATAACCTCCCTGTCATCAACTGCAAACAGCCTGTTTAGACGGTCCCCCCTCGGAAAACCATCCTTGATCGTCCTT is a window from the Gallaecimonas xiamenensis 3-C-1 genome containing:
- a CDS encoding ATP-dependent nuclease, with product MKIEKITIKNWRSIKNQVVYAQDLMVIIGQNNHGKSNLLSSMLFFFGEIKHHDLDFHKGSTELFVELQFGCLDESDNTTFKKYLTSEGKIVVRKTAYLGGSFEYRGYIENPTEEWLQEVNASAYTKRELASSLPFHPFLPATGRISKQDIVDAQAAYIEQNRDAINFSYELEATNFLGLKSVASGIFGEVYFIPAVKEASDDFTSKDSSVFGKMYSDVVALMSENNDEWKTTKENLGKLFATLNKKDKDGNVNEGRPQQLSDFEEELATELVTWGARVDIEVSSQDIESVFKANTQVWVDDGVRTDIKRKGHGLQRALTVALIQVVAKRAIAAAANNGNEGEGARKVSNSRYFIFEEPELYLHPQAQRSLFDSFVNLSESGSQVILCTHSSGLIDVERYKSIYIATKETGSDETTVKQCVDDLFEGDAKKDFNLSYWINPDRGELFFASKVVLLEGATEKTVFPLLAKEIGVFRYDYTLIDCGSKDNIPLYVKLLNKFKIPYVAVYDRDHQQGKGADAIASANTSTQKIEDVIDSTIGKSLVLDNDIEEELGLPKGGSSKPYIALNHITSQGFTLSEVMKQKISLAYGIEVEA